A genome region from Nycticebus coucang isolate mNycCou1 chromosome 22, mNycCou1.pri, whole genome shotgun sequence includes the following:
- the ZNF593 gene encoding zinc finger protein 593 isoform X1 → MGRSRRTGAHRTHSLARQMKAKRRKPDLDEIHRDLRPQVPTRPLSNPDAEPDPDLPGGGLHRCLACARYFIDSANLKTHFRSKDHKKRYEGIRRRLMDGCSAGRPRTWSAPNSCSSFPQVEAAEYRALQSGRGRESSGYGFLCVPQETCSADRSVH, encoded by the exons ATGGGTCGCTCTCGCCGGACTGGAGCGCACCGAACGCACTCCCTAGCCCGCCAGATGAAGGCGAAGCGGCGGAAGCCGGACCTGGATGAGATTCACCGCGACCTGCGTCCTCAGGTTCCCACACGGCCCCTGTCCAACCCGGACGCTGAACCCGACCCTGACCTGCCAGGGGGCGGCCTACATCGCTGTCTGGCCTGCGC GAGGTACTTCATCGATTCTGCCAACCTGAAGACCCACTTCCGATCCAAAGACCACAAGAAAAGGTATGAAGGAATAAGGAGAAGATTGATGGATGGGTGCTCCGCAGGCAGGCCTCGCACCTGGTCAGCTCCCAACTCCTGTTCTTCTTTCCCCCAGGTTGAAGCAGCTGAGTATCGAGCCCTACAGtcaggaagaggcagagagagcagcGGGTATGGGTTCCTATGTGTCCCCCAAGAGACTTGCAGTGCCGACAGAAGTGTCCACTGA
- the ZNF593 gene encoding zinc finger protein 593 isoform X2 translates to MGRSRRTGAHRTHSLARQMKAKRRKPDLDEIHRDLRPQVPTRPLSNPDAEPDPDLPGGGLHRCLACARYFIDSANLKTHFRSKDHKKRLKQLSIEPYSQEEAERAAGMGSYVSPKRLAVPTEVSTDVPEMDTST, encoded by the exons ATGGGTCGCTCTCGCCGGACTGGAGCGCACCGAACGCACTCCCTAGCCCGCCAGATGAAGGCGAAGCGGCGGAAGCCGGACCTGGATGAGATTCACCGCGACCTGCGTCCTCAGGTTCCCACACGGCCCCTGTCCAACCCGGACGCTGAACCCGACCCTGACCTGCCAGGGGGCGGCCTACATCGCTGTCTGGCCTGCGC GAGGTACTTCATCGATTCTGCCAACCTGAAGACCCACTTCCGATCCAAAGACCACAAGAAAAG GTTGAAGCAGCTGAGTATCGAGCCCTACAGtcaggaagaggcagagagagcagcGGGTATGGGTTCCTATGTGTCCCCCAAGAGACTTGCAGTGCCGACAGAAGTGTCCACTGATGTCCCTGAGATGGACACATCTACCTGA